From Pseudovibrio sp. Tun.PSC04-5.I4, a single genomic window includes:
- a CDS encoding SDR family oxidoreductase, whose amino-acid sequence MSSYRFQGRTAVITGGGGDIAGHIAKRLHNRGMNLVLADINGRAARELQSQLDGLKVHVFEGDLTRRDEMQRLLRETEENFGILDVLINNMAITKVARFHERSPESIEDEITINLLSPLILTRLAVPFLLKGDDPRVITTTSLGGIQPLRETPIYAATKFGLRGAMLSFGLDEDLHGIKVSCVLPTATDTYMLRQEAIENGSVLNFIDEPQSPAVVADQFVKHLENPCLERYPKASDSWLTRLAMLLPNQMPRILPFFEKKGRRGMAKYIASLRQRGLLIEVDGKLYQRQRLYLDKPEMEQELDHS is encoded by the coding sequence ATGAGCTCCTACCGTTTCCAAGGCCGCACTGCCGTTATCACTGGCGGCGGCGGCGACATCGCAGGTCATATTGCCAAGCGTTTGCATAATCGCGGCATGAACCTTGTGCTGGCAGATATAAACGGGAGAGCAGCGCGAGAGCTACAATCTCAACTGGATGGTTTGAAAGTTCATGTGTTTGAAGGTGACCTGACCAGACGTGATGAGATGCAAAGGTTGCTGCGAGAGACGGAAGAGAACTTTGGCATCTTGGACGTTCTGATCAACAACATGGCAATCACCAAGGTCGCTCGTTTTCATGAACGCTCGCCTGAGAGCATAGAGGACGAAATCACAATCAACCTGCTCTCACCTTTGATCCTGACACGATTGGCTGTGCCGTTTCTGCTCAAAGGGGATGACCCGCGTGTGATCACCACGACCTCTTTGGGTGGCATTCAACCACTTCGAGAAACACCCATTTATGCTGCCACCAAGTTCGGGTTACGCGGTGCCATGCTGTCCTTTGGGCTGGATGAAGACCTGCACGGGATCAAAGTGAGCTGTGTTTTGCCCACTGCCACGGATACCTACATGTTGCGCCAAGAGGCGATTGAAAATGGCAGCGTTCTGAATTTCATAGATGAGCCTCAGTCTCCCGCCGTTGTTGCTGATCAGTTCGTGAAGCATTTGGAGAATCCGTGTCTTGAGCGTTACCCAAAGGCCAGCGACTCCTGGCTAACACGGCTTGCTATGCTGCTGCCCAACCAGATGCCTCGCATTCTGCCGTTCTTTGAGAAGAAAGGCAGGCGCGGCATGGCGAAGTATATCGCCTCCTTGCGGCAACGAGGGTTGCTGATTGAGGTGGATGGTAAGCTGTACCAACGGCAGCGGCTTTATTTGGATAAGCCCGAGATGGAGCAAGAACTAGACCACAGCTAA
- a CDS encoding FAD-binding oxidoreductase codes for MALPKGFLHANDKSGQYPASYYAATVNKQLSFPTLRGDHSCDVCVIGAGYAGLSAALHLAQRGYSVKLLEAHRVGWGASGRNGGQLGSGQRLEQEDLENLVGLERAKALWTLSEDAKDLVKNLIQTHQIECDLKPGILHADHKKSYVKHSQQLAEKMQRDYGYDQIEFVDKAKLLQMLDTTAYHGGMLDRGAAHLHPLNFALGLAQACQAAGVEIFEHSEVDEVQNGEPATINLANGSVTARYVIYACNGYIDKLEKKVAARVMPINNYIIATEPLSEDLARSLIRDDVAVADSKFVINYYRLSSDNRMLFGGGESYSFKFPADIKSFVRKPMLDIYPQLKDTRIDYGWGGTLGITLNRMPYFAQISPNILNASGFSGHGVAMATLAGKVLAEAIDGQASRFDVMAKVPTHIFPGGRHMRWPLMVLAMLYYSLRDRL; via the coding sequence ATGGCTTTACCAAAAGGCTTTCTCCACGCAAACGATAAGAGCGGACAGTATCCAGCGTCCTATTACGCGGCTACCGTCAACAAACAACTCAGCTTTCCCACCCTTAGGGGCGATCACAGCTGCGATGTGTGCGTGATTGGCGCTGGCTATGCGGGGTTGTCGGCGGCTCTGCATCTGGCACAGCGCGGCTACAGCGTAAAACTGCTGGAAGCTCACCGTGTCGGGTGGGGAGCATCTGGTAGAAACGGCGGTCAACTAGGCAGCGGTCAGCGGTTGGAGCAAGAGGATCTGGAAAACCTTGTCGGCTTAGAGCGTGCCAAAGCGCTCTGGACCCTTTCGGAGGACGCTAAGGATTTGGTGAAAAATCTGATCCAAACCCATCAAATTGAGTGCGATCTGAAGCCGGGGATTCTCCACGCTGATCACAAAAAGAGTTACGTCAAACACAGTCAGCAGCTCGCGGAAAAGATGCAGCGCGATTATGGCTATGACCAGATCGAGTTCGTAGATAAAGCGAAACTCCTGCAGATGCTAGATACAACGGCGTATCATGGTGGAATGCTGGATAGGGGCGCAGCTCACCTGCATCCGCTCAACTTTGCACTGGGTTTGGCACAGGCTTGCCAAGCTGCGGGTGTGGAGATTTTTGAACACTCTGAGGTCGATGAAGTTCAAAACGGCGAACCAGCAACGATCAATCTGGCAAATGGCTCTGTAACTGCACGCTATGTGATCTATGCCTGCAACGGGTACATCGACAAGCTGGAGAAGAAAGTCGCCGCACGGGTCATGCCCATCAACAATTACATCATCGCAACCGAGCCGCTGAGTGAGGATCTGGCGAGGTCACTGATCCGGGATGATGTTGCGGTTGCCGATTCAAAGTTCGTCATCAACTATTACCGCTTGTCATCGGACAACCGCATGTTGTTTGGCGGCGGGGAGAGCTACAGCTTCAAATTCCCGGCGGATATAAAGAGCTTTGTGCGCAAACCTATGCTGGATATTTATCCGCAGTTAAAGGACACCCGCATTGATTATGGTTGGGGCGGGACGCTGGGCATCACCCTCAACCGTATGCCGTATTTCGCCCAGATCTCGCCCAACATCCTCAACGCCAGCGGGTTCTCAGGCCACGGCGTTGCAATGGCAACACTGGCCGGAAAAGTACTTGCAGAAGCGATTGACGGACAAGCCAGCCGGTTTGATGTCATGGCGAAGGTTCCCACACACATCTTCCCCGGTGGCCGTCATATGCGATGGCCATTGATGGTGCTCGCCATGCTCTACTACAGTCTGCGAGACAGGCTTTAG
- a CDS encoding AraC family transcriptional regulator, whose protein sequence is MDAELKEPPHKARAQDAKVPPHLLRYVLQELEHRGISVEQILPHQLQDQRTDLTQLLSHQMRLSYQQSRLIILKALSLTGDESLGLAVGHRQSITSLGLVSLGILASATGRDALEFGIRFHRLTGSMLEIDLEQQGSSLAMIARSRFHEPALLSFFVQELFASMARVVQYTAAGQQAIEAIEMMQAEPENPDKFQTALGCPVTFKTSRNALHFNAQSLSQPLATADRFVLEEVNALLTSMMQEESNRLSFLKNVEEETRRRLKTNPTIAEIAGVFSMSERSFRRKLAALEVSFRDIISQIRQSHAMELLLWSSLSVEQIAIEVGYSDPRVFRRAFKHWTGETPTRFRKTLVQL, encoded by the coding sequence ATGGATGCAGAGTTAAAGGAACCACCACACAAGGCGAGGGCGCAGGACGCCAAAGTGCCACCACACCTGCTGCGATACGTGCTGCAAGAGTTGGAACATCGCGGCATTTCGGTTGAACAAATCCTGCCACACCAGCTGCAAGACCAGCGCACGGATCTGACGCAGTTGCTGTCTCACCAGATGCGCTTGTCCTATCAACAAAGCAGATTGATCATATTAAAAGCGCTGAGCCTGACTGGAGATGAAAGCCTCGGCCTTGCCGTGGGGCACCGCCAATCCATCACATCGTTGGGTCTGGTCAGCCTTGGCATTCTGGCAAGCGCAACCGGCAGAGATGCGCTTGAATTCGGCATCAGATTTCATCGGCTGACAGGCAGTATGCTGGAGATTGATCTGGAACAGCAGGGCAGCTCCCTTGCAATGATCGCGCGCAGCCGCTTTCACGAACCGGCTCTGCTCTCGTTCTTCGTGCAGGAGCTGTTTGCCTCCATGGCCCGTGTTGTCCAGTACACAGCGGCTGGGCAGCAAGCCATTGAAGCCATCGAGATGATGCAAGCCGAGCCGGAAAACCCAGACAAGTTTCAAACCGCTCTTGGTTGCCCGGTGACTTTCAAAACCTCCCGCAACGCACTTCATTTCAACGCGCAAAGCCTCAGCCAACCTTTAGCGACAGCAGATCGGTTTGTGCTGGAGGAGGTAAATGCGCTGCTCACAAGTATGATGCAGGAGGAAAGCAACCGCCTGAGTTTCCTCAAAAACGTCGAGGAAGAAACCCGCAGACGTCTGAAGACCAATCCAACCATCGCGGAGATTGCGGGTGTTTTTTCCATGAGTGAACGCAGTTTCCGGCGAAAACTAGCGGCGTTGGAGGTATCCTTCCGCGATATCATCTCGCAAATTAGGCAATCTCACGCTATGGAGCTGTTGCTGTGGTCCAGTCTGTCGGTGGAGCAGATAGCGATCGAGGTTGGTTACTCAGACCCACGGGTATTTAGGCGCGCCTTTAAACACTGGACGGGCGAAACACCTACACGCTTTAGAAAAACATTGGTACAACTATGA
- a CDS encoding NAD(P)-binding domain-containing protein yields MDILDRGDAVCIAGAGPAGLVMARALQHNGIEWDQFDPNPDVGGLWDIEHDGTAIYDSAHFISSRSLSGFADFSMSEHFADYPKHTEILKYLHDFAETYGLRDKITFSTKIMSLTKTKTGRWQVLLSNGECREYRAVVCATGSQWQANMPNFKGTFDGEIRHSQTYKNMREFDGKRVLVVGSGNSGCDIACDAGSIGEKAFLSMRRGYHIIPKHVFGMPADVFADGGPDLPVWMIRPFFTMLLRVFNGNLQRFGIPKPDHKLFETHPLLNTQLVHALQHGDVTVKPDVDYLDGKHVVFKDGSREEIDIILCATGYNQYLDFAGEYFSYEGGRPKLFIQAASREHRNLFGISYIETNSGAYKRFDYMAGLVANYLRDQRDAPDKAAKMEEIIQSEVPDLTGGIRFMNTPRHAGYCDAVAHTKYVKKLYKRMGWILPDQIKFKRNASKPQSALRPQKTEETA; encoded by the coding sequence GTGGACATACTTGATAGAGGTGATGCAGTTTGCATTGCAGGTGCGGGCCCGGCTGGGTTGGTTATGGCACGCGCCTTACAGCACAATGGCATTGAGTGGGATCAGTTTGACCCAAACCCGGATGTGGGCGGCCTTTGGGATATCGAACACGACGGCACAGCCATTTATGACAGCGCTCATTTTATCAGCTCGCGCAGTCTTTCCGGCTTTGCTGATTTTTCCATGTCAGAACATTTTGCGGATTACCCCAAACACACAGAGATTTTGAAATACCTGCATGATTTTGCTGAGACTTACGGTTTGCGAGATAAAATCACCTTCTCCACCAAGATCATGAGCCTGACAAAAACTAAAACGGGGCGCTGGCAAGTTCTGCTTTCTAATGGAGAATGCCGTGAGTATCGCGCCGTTGTTTGTGCAACGGGTTCTCAGTGGCAAGCCAATATGCCCAACTTCAAAGGTACATTTGACGGTGAGATCCGGCACAGCCAGACTTACAAAAACATGCGCGAGTTTGACGGTAAGCGTGTGCTTGTTGTGGGGTCTGGCAACTCAGGGTGTGATATTGCCTGTGATGCAGGCAGCATAGGGGAGAAGGCTTTCCTCTCCATGCGCCGGGGCTACCACATTATTCCCAAACATGTATTTGGTATGCCTGCGGATGTGTTTGCTGATGGTGGGCCTGACCTGCCGGTGTGGATGATCCGGCCTTTCTTCACGATGCTCCTGCGCGTGTTTAACGGTAACCTTCAGCGATTTGGCATTCCCAAACCGGACCATAAGCTGTTTGAGACGCATCCACTTCTCAACACCCAACTGGTGCACGCCTTGCAGCATGGTGATGTGACGGTAAAACCTGATGTGGACTATCTAGATGGCAAGCATGTTGTCTTTAAAGATGGTAGCCGTGAAGAGATTGACATCATCCTTTGTGCAACAGGTTACAACCAGTACCTAGATTTTGCTGGTGAGTACTTCAGCTATGAAGGCGGACGGCCCAAACTGTTTATTCAGGCAGCCTCTCGTGAGCATCGCAACCTGTTTGGCATCAGCTATATCGAGACCAACTCCGGCGCATATAAGCGGTTTGATTATATGGCAGGGTTGGTTGCCAACTATCTGAGGGACCAGCGAGATGCGCCAGACAAAGCCGCCAAGATGGAAGAGATCATCCAGAGCGAGGTTCCTGACCTGACTGGCGGTATTCGCTTTATGAATACTCCGCGTCATGCTGGATATTGCGATGCGGTAGCCCACACCAAATATGTGAAGAAGCTTTACAAGCGGATGGGTTGGATTTTGCCCGACCAAATCAAATTCAAGCGCAATGCCTCAAAACCACAAAGTGCGCTTAGACCACAAAAAACGGAGGAAACTGCATGA
- a CDS encoding gamma-glutamyl-gamma-aminobutyrate hydrolase family protein (Members of this family of hydrolases with an active site Cys residue belong to MEROPS family C26.) yields the protein MTFNLGILEVGRPPENLKQTFGDYPTMFEKLLREQGANWNYKTYPVIDGELPQSPHTCDCWLITGSKYGVYDDLEWIEPLKEFLKSAYDQHVPIIGICFGHQLLAEALGGQAGKSSKGWGCGVYTYYVLQNPGWMPDGLTSFSIEAYHQDQVTQLPEDGDVIASSDFCEFAAIDYQGRALTFQGHPEFDKDYAVALFKERRGDTLPVEIADKAIASSEAPMQISEVAHMIVNFIQQAAVSEKRHEQ from the coding sequence TTGACTTTTAATCTTGGAATTCTGGAAGTTGGCCGCCCGCCCGAAAATCTGAAGCAAACATTCGGTGATTACCCGACAATGTTTGAAAAGCTTCTGCGGGAACAGGGAGCGAATTGGAACTATAAAACCTATCCGGTCATAGATGGAGAGCTGCCGCAATCACCTCATACGTGCGATTGCTGGCTCATCACCGGCTCTAAGTATGGGGTTTATGATGATCTGGAGTGGATCGAACCGCTAAAAGAATTCCTGAAATCTGCTTATGACCAGCACGTTCCAATTATCGGCATCTGTTTTGGTCATCAGCTGCTGGCAGAAGCGCTGGGCGGTCAAGCCGGAAAATCCAGCAAAGGCTGGGGCTGCGGTGTCTATACCTATTACGTTTTGCAAAATCCGGGCTGGATGCCAGACGGGCTGACCAGCTTTTCCATTGAGGCATACCATCAGGATCAAGTGACCCAACTGCCCGAGGATGGAGACGTCATCGCGTCCTCCGACTTCTGCGAGTTTGCAGCCATTGATTATCAAGGCCGGGCGCTCACCTTTCAGGGGCATCCTGAGTTTGACAAAGACTATGCCGTCGCGTTGTTTAAAGAGCGCCGCGGCGATACGTTGCCCGTTGAAATTGCCGATAAAGCGATTGCCTCATCTGAAGCGCCCATGCAAATCAGCGAGGTTGCTCATATGATTGTTAATTTCATCCAGCAAGCAGCGGTGAGTGAAAAACGGCACGAGCAGTAA